The following are encoded together in the Labrus mixtus chromosome 2, fLabMix1.1, whole genome shotgun sequence genome:
- the LOC132955067 gene encoding myelin and lymphocyte protein-like, whose translation MIRRIFGGLVWILVASTLVVPVNPQGWVMFVSVFCFVMTFIWMVVFACGGHQNRGIWAAADFGYHGIAAFFYLSASVALAKVTLDMRGGTSFRNYQLDISAVVFSYVATLLYFIHTILSAIRWKSF comes from the exons ATGATCAGACGG ATCTTCGGCGGTCTGGTGTGGATCCTGGTGGCATCCACGCTGGTGGTTCCTGTTAACCCTCAGGGCTGGGTGATGTTCGTTTCAGTCTTCTGCTTCGTCATGACGTTTATCTGGATGGTGGTGTTTGCGTGCGGAGGGCATCAAAACAGAGGAATCTGGGCTGCAGCA GACTTTGGGTATCACGGAATCGCTGCCTTTTTCTACCTCAGTGCCTCTGTGGCATTGGCCAAAGTGACACTGGACATGAGGGGTGGGACAAGCTTCCGAAACTACCAGCTGGACATCTCTGCTGTG gttttcTCCTACGTGGCAACTCTGCTCTACTTCATCCACACCATCCTGTCTGCCATACGATGGAAGTCTTTCTGA